The DNA region CCTGTACGACACCTACGCGGCGCTCGTCATGCCCACCCTGGTCAGCGCCTTCAACCTGGTCGTCCTGCGGTCCTTCTTCATGAACCTGCCCGAGGAGCTGTACGACGCCGCGAAGGTCGACGGAGCCGGCGACTTCCGGGTCCTGGTACGGATCGTGCTGCCGCTCTCCAAGGCCGTCCTCGCCGTGATCAGCCTCTTCTACGCGGTGACGTACTGGAACGCCTTCTTCAACTCGCTCCTGTACCTCAACGACTCCGACAAGTGGCCGCTGCCGATGGTGCTGCGCACCTATGTGCTCCAGGGCCAGAGCCTGAACGCCGCATCGGCCGGCGAGGTGCTCGCCCCGCAGCAGGCCGTACAGATGGCGGTCCTGGTGATCGCCGTCGTACCGATCCTCTGCGTCTACCCGTTCCTCCAGCGCTACTTCACCAAGGGCGTGCTCACAGGCGCCGTCAAGGGCTGAGAGTCCGTCGGCCGCCCGATCAGAGGCCACCCGACAGCCTCTCAGCGCAGCCACCGCCCCCCACTCCTTCCTTCCCCTCTCTCAAGGAGATTCAGGTGTCGAGCTCCACCCCCATCAATCGCAGAGCACTGTTCCGCATGGGTGCGGGCGTCGGTCTGGGACTGGCCGCCGCCCCGCTGCTCGCCGCCTGCGGCGACGGCGGCACGACCGCGAAGGCGGAGGCCAAGAGCGCCTCGCTGCTCCCGGACACCGCGGTCCGCAACATCGGTCTCAAGCCCGACCTGGCAGGCACCGCCGCCGGCGTTCCGCAGGGCTTCTTCAGCTACCCGGCCAAGCCGCTGCGCGCCACGAAGAACACCCCGCTCAAGGGGGCGAAGCCGATCAGCGCAACGATGGAGACCTTCTCCCCGCCGCCGCCCGCGCGCGGCAAGAACGCAGCCTGGCAGGAGATCGAGAAGCTGCTCGGCGGCCAGGTGAACATCACGGCCGTACCCGCGGACGACTA from Streptomyces sp. NBC_01591 includes:
- a CDS encoding carbohydrate ABC transporter permease, producing MERPTRIGQTAKAVAIVVVVLAVAYPLVGVIGTSFASQTDIIKSSGLVLWPDHPTLDAYRTIFTGGVVTRALIVSVGITVIGTLASLLVTVGMAYGLSRRDVTGSRFILMTALFTMLFNAGIIPNFLLVKGLGLYDTYAALVMPTLVSAFNLVVLRSFFMNLPEELYDAAKVDGAGDFRVLVRIVLPLSKAVLAVISLFYAVTYWNAFFNSLLYLNDSDKWPLPMVLRTYVLQGQSLNAASAGEVLAPQQAVQMAVLVIAVVPILCVYPFLQRYFTKGVLTGAVKG